In Penaeus chinensis breed Huanghai No. 1 chromosome 2, ASM1920278v2, whole genome shotgun sequence, the following proteins share a genomic window:
- the LOC125031516 gene encoding serine/threonine-protein phosphatase 4 regulatory subunit 2-like isoform X1, giving the protein MDYDQDNRPDTVYRCEEIALQCRTGDSIWKTRLPITVSAMLFVFKLSGRQTLGGSRDVHEPPPGMENLESVLEELERFEKKGGESPPKLLEEYLHHVAKTGDTIFPWHRIRHFIRHMLATVMNEFYENCGGEDMTECRNVPAFSYVPTRDKILHHFDTFTGAPFTIQRLCEIMIDPTRHYKRTDKFLRGLEKNVLVVSNIEPGRQRRGGDDGQTLVNGLQEGGLHASTVSGVSSPTSTHSHHHKRVPSPHHPHSISNNMNDAYDPDMNMCESQVTGSEANGPSIAQTEEMNLSPVVENSEPPAKKARTEESSLVKASGSADDLPQPQEKADALAAPHETDNMEAEASDDGSNTSSSSSSSSSSSSSCSSARTEEEAMETAEAEATCLSMKTEEEEESKMSVEESTSGQQVCTSESVASELADGNEEIQAKKEKEEMVLSLPPEVCSSDSSCVDNTEDAKEQSLNSTPESSPTRATQGSPDSVEDNSEQILQQHQPEDNHKVEKEGSSEATAVADNSDRNEPEVVVSEGRSMQEQQSEDSHEADSTSHPQTSAFSSQPSDCSVAVSATSCSETSESSPGIPSPATEPESALTRTTDSDLSQAASPPGSTNATPSPTAAPLPPSPSEGVSSGEEEDTPEPTSITSPAASTSTASHSDSTVSQGTEKMATDSSTEKNEDTTEKDVASVSCSSSLESEDKAQPMEED; this is encoded by the exons atggactacgaccaaGATAATCGACCGGATACTG TCTATCGGTGTGAAGAGATAGCCCTACAGTGCCGAACCGGAGACTCCATTTGGAAAACTCGACTTCCAATAACAGTCTCCGCCATGTTGTTTGTTTTCAAGTTGAGCGGAAGGCAAACACTCGGAGGATCCCGCGACGTCCACGAGCCACCGCCAGGGATGGAGAACCTCGAGTCCGTGTTGGAGGAGCTAGAGA GGtttgagaagaagggaggagagagcccACCCAAATTACTTGAAGAATACCTTCATCATGTGGCGAAAACAGGAGACACTATTTTCCCATGGCACAGAATTCGGCACTTCATCCGCCACATGTTGGCCACT GTAATGAACGAGTTTTATGAGAATTGTGGGGGGGAGGATATGACAGAATGCAGGAATGTGCCAGCTTTTTCCTATGTCCCTACACGAGACAAGATTCTACATCACTTTGACACCTTTACAGG GGCTCCCTTTACTATACAGAGACTATGTGAAATTATGATAGATCCCACAAGACACTACAAGAGAACAGACAAATTCCTGCGAGGACTGGAGAAGAATGTTTTAGTGGTTTCTAACATTGAGCCAGGGCGGCA GCGTCGAGGTGGAGATGATGGGCAGACCCTTGTGAATGGTCTTCAAGAGGGGGGCCTCCATGCTTCCACAGTTTCAGGTGTTTCTTCTCCAACGTCTACACACTCCCATCACCATAAGAGGGTGCCCTCTCCTCATCACCCACATTCCATCTCAAATAATATGAATG ATGCATATGACCCTGATATGAACATGTGTGAAAGCCAAGTGACAGGTTCAGAAGCCAATGGCCCAAGTATTGCTCAGACTGAAGAGATGAATCTCTCCCCAGTGGTGGAAAATTCAGAGCCTCCTGCTAAAAAGGCAAGAACAGAAGAAAGCTCCTTGGTCAAAGCATCAGGTTCTGCTGATGATCTTCCACAACCACAAGAGAAAGCTGATGCCTTGGCAGCACCACATGAGACAGACAACATGGAAGCAGAGGCAAGCGATGATGGGAGTAAtaccagcagcagtagtagcagcagcagcagtagcagcagtagttgtagtagtgccAGAACTGAAGAGGAAGCTATGGAAACAGCTGAAGCTGAAGCCACTTGTTTATCCATGAAgactgaggaggaagaagagagtaaaaTGTCTGTAGAAGAGAGTACTTCAGGTCAGCAAGTTTGCACAAGTGAAAGTGTTGCTAGTGAATTGGCCGATGGGAATGAGGAAATTCAagctaaaaaggagaaagaggaaatggtctTGTCATTACCCCCTGAGGTATGTTCATCAGACAGTTCCTGTGTAGACAACACTGAGGATGCTAAGGAACAAAGCCTAAATTCAACACCAGAATCATCTCCAACAAGGGCAACCCAAGGCAGCCCAGATTCTGTGGAAGACAACTCAGAGCAAATTCTCCAACAACACCAGCCTGAGGACAACCACAAA GTTGAAAAAGAAGGCAGCTCTGAGGCAACAGCTGTAGCAGACAACAGTGACAGAAATGAACCAGAAGTAGTTGTGTCAGAAGGACGATCCATGCAGGAGCAGCAGAGTGAAGATAGTCATGAGGCTGACAGCACATCTCATCCACAGACATCTGCATTCTCCAGCCAACCCTCAGATTGTTCTGTTGCTGTTTCAGCAACATCTTGCTCAGAAACCTCTGAATCCAGTCCTGGCATTCCTTCTCCTGCCACTGAACCAGAATCTGCTCTTACAAGAACCACTGATTCAGACCTCAGTCAGGCAGCATCACCCCCTGGGAGCACCAATGCTACACCTTCACCAACAGCAGCACCacttccaccttcaccttcagAAGGTGTATCATCTGGTGAAGAAGAGGACACCCCAGAACCTACCTCTATAACCAGTCCTGCTGCCTCAACTTCCACTGCATCTCACTCAGACTCTACAGTTTCTCAAGGTACAGAAAAAATGGCAACAGACAGCTCgactgaaaaaaatgaagatactaCAGAAAAGGATGTTGCCAGTGTTAGTTGTTCAAGTTCTCTGGAGAGTGAAGATAAAGCCCAGCCAATGGAAGAAGACTGA
- the LOC125031516 gene encoding uncharacterized protein DDB_G0271670-like isoform X2, with product MLATVMNEFYENCGGEDMTECRNVPAFSYVPTRDKILHHFDTFTGAPFTIQRLCEIMIDPTRHYKRTDKFLRGLEKNVLVVSNIEPGRQRRGGDDGQTLVNGLQEGGLHASTVSGVSSPTSTHSHHHKRVPSPHHPHSISNNMNDAYDPDMNMCESQVTGSEANGPSIAQTEEMNLSPVVENSEPPAKKARTEESSLVKASGSADDLPQPQEKADALAAPHETDNMEAEASDDGSNTSSSSSSSSSSSSSCSSARTEEEAMETAEAEATCLSMKTEEEEESKMSVEESTSGQQVCTSESVASELADGNEEIQAKKEKEEMVLSLPPEVCSSDSSCVDNTEDAKEQSLNSTPESSPTRATQGSPDSVEDNSEQILQQHQPEDNHKVEKEGSSEATAVADNSDRNEPEVVVSEGRSMQEQQSEDSHEADSTSHPQTSAFSSQPSDCSVAVSATSCSETSESSPGIPSPATEPESALTRTTDSDLSQAASPPGSTNATPSPTAAPLPPSPSEGVSSGEEEDTPEPTSITSPAASTSTASHSDSTVSQGTEKMATDSSTEKNEDTTEKDVASVSCSSSLESEDKAQPMEED from the exons ATGTTGGCCACT GTAATGAACGAGTTTTATGAGAATTGTGGGGGGGAGGATATGACAGAATGCAGGAATGTGCCAGCTTTTTCCTATGTCCCTACACGAGACAAGATTCTACATCACTTTGACACCTTTACAGG GGCTCCCTTTACTATACAGAGACTATGTGAAATTATGATAGATCCCACAAGACACTACAAGAGAACAGACAAATTCCTGCGAGGACTGGAGAAGAATGTTTTAGTGGTTTCTAACATTGAGCCAGGGCGGCA GCGTCGAGGTGGAGATGATGGGCAGACCCTTGTGAATGGTCTTCAAGAGGGGGGCCTCCATGCTTCCACAGTTTCAGGTGTTTCTTCTCCAACGTCTACACACTCCCATCACCATAAGAGGGTGCCCTCTCCTCATCACCCACATTCCATCTCAAATAATATGAATG ATGCATATGACCCTGATATGAACATGTGTGAAAGCCAAGTGACAGGTTCAGAAGCCAATGGCCCAAGTATTGCTCAGACTGAAGAGATGAATCTCTCCCCAGTGGTGGAAAATTCAGAGCCTCCTGCTAAAAAGGCAAGAACAGAAGAAAGCTCCTTGGTCAAAGCATCAGGTTCTGCTGATGATCTTCCACAACCACAAGAGAAAGCTGATGCCTTGGCAGCACCACATGAGACAGACAACATGGAAGCAGAGGCAAGCGATGATGGGAGTAAtaccagcagcagtagtagcagcagcagcagtagcagcagtagttgtagtagtgccAGAACTGAAGAGGAAGCTATGGAAACAGCTGAAGCTGAAGCCACTTGTTTATCCATGAAgactgaggaggaagaagagagtaaaaTGTCTGTAGAAGAGAGTACTTCAGGTCAGCAAGTTTGCACAAGTGAAAGTGTTGCTAGTGAATTGGCCGATGGGAATGAGGAAATTCAagctaaaaaggagaaagaggaaatggtctTGTCATTACCCCCTGAGGTATGTTCATCAGACAGTTCCTGTGTAGACAACACTGAGGATGCTAAGGAACAAAGCCTAAATTCAACACCAGAATCATCTCCAACAAGGGCAACCCAAGGCAGCCCAGATTCTGTGGAAGACAACTCAGAGCAAATTCTCCAACAACACCAGCCTGAGGACAACCACAAA GTTGAAAAAGAAGGCAGCTCTGAGGCAACAGCTGTAGCAGACAACAGTGACAGAAATGAACCAGAAGTAGTTGTGTCAGAAGGACGATCCATGCAGGAGCAGCAGAGTGAAGATAGTCATGAGGCTGACAGCACATCTCATCCACAGACATCTGCATTCTCCAGCCAACCCTCAGATTGTTCTGTTGCTGTTTCAGCAACATCTTGCTCAGAAACCTCTGAATCCAGTCCTGGCATTCCTTCTCCTGCCACTGAACCAGAATCTGCTCTTACAAGAACCACTGATTCAGACCTCAGTCAGGCAGCATCACCCCCTGGGAGCACCAATGCTACACCTTCACCAACAGCAGCACCacttccaccttcaccttcagAAGGTGTATCATCTGGTGAAGAAGAGGACACCCCAGAACCTACCTCTATAACCAGTCCTGCTGCCTCAACTTCCACTGCATCTCACTCAGACTCTACAGTTTCTCAAGGTACAGAAAAAATGGCAACAGACAGCTCgactgaaaaaaatgaagatactaCAGAAAAGGATGTTGCCAGTGTTAGTTGTTCAAGTTCTCTGGAGAGTGAAGATAAAGCCCAGCCAATGGAAGAAGACTGA